In a genomic window of Gossypium arboreum isolate Shixiya-1 chromosome 7, ASM2569848v2, whole genome shotgun sequence:
- the LOC108485527 gene encoding CBL-interacting serine/threonine-protein kinase 9, protein MSTKKKTSQGHLSRTRIGKYKLGRTLGEGSFAKVKFAKNVETGQCVAIKIMDRDQVLRHRMVEQIKNEISTMKLIKHPNVIKIFEVMASKTKIYIVIEFVNGGELFDKIARHGRLKEDEARSYFQQLINAVDYCHSRGVYHRDLKPENLLLDSYGVLKISDFGLSAFSQQVRGDGLLHTACGTPNYVAPEVLKDKGYDGKSSDIWSCGVILFVLMAGYLPFDEPNLITLYNKIGKADFTCPSWLSPGAKKFIKRILDPNPLTRITIHDILNDEWFKKGYKPPKFEEEEDVNLDDVDAAFNDSREHFVTERKEKPESLNAFEFISRSQSFSLDKLFEKPTGHVKRETRFASHCPPNEIISKIEEAAKPLGFNVNKQNYKMKLKGDKSGRKGQLSVATEVFEVAPCLHMVELRKTGGDTLEFHKFYKQFSSGLKDVVWKAEDIAEE, encoded by the exons ATGAGCACTAAGAAGAAAACATCGCAGGGTCACTTGAGTAGAACACGCATAGGAAAGTACAAGCTGGGAAGAACCCTGGGTGAGGGGAGTTTCGCAAAGGTCAAGTTCGCTAAGAATGTCGAGACCGGCCAGTGTGTGGCGATCAAAATCATGGATCGTGATCAAGTTCTACGTCACCGTATGGTCGAACAG ATAAAAAACGAAATCTCAACGATGAAGCTCATCAAGCATCCCAATGTCATTAAAATATTTGAG GTTATGGCGAGCAAGACAAAGATTTACATCGTGATCGAGTTCGTTAATGGTGGCGAGCTCTTCGACAAAATT GCCAGGCACGGGAGACTCAAAGAAGATGAGGCTAGAAGCTATTTCCAGCAGCTTATTAATGCTGTTGATTACTGCCACAGTAGAGGCGTCTACCATAGAGATTTGAAG CCAGAAAATCTTCTTTTGGACTCCTATGGTGTTCTTAAAATTTCAGACTTTGGATTGAGTGCTTTCTCACAGCAAGTTCGG GGGGATGGATTGCTTCACACTGCATGTGGCACTCCAAATTATGTTGCTCCAGAG GTACTTAAGGATAAGGGTTATGATGGAAAATCATCTGATATTTGGTCTTGTGGAGTTATTCTGTTTGTACTTATGGCTGGTTATTTGCCTTTTGATGAGCCAAACCTTATAACCTTGTATAACAAA ATTGGGAAGGCCGATTTCACTTGTCCGTCATGGCTTTCACCTGGTGCAAAGAAATTCATAAAGCGTATTCTTGATCCAAACCCTCTTACA CGTATAACTATCCATGATATCTTAAACGATGAATGGTTCAAGAAAGGGTACAAACCACCCAAATTTGAGGAGGAAGAGGATGTAAATCTTGATGATGTAGATGCAGCTTTTAATGACTCAAGG GAACACTTTGTAACAGAAAGGAAAGAGAAGCCCGAGTCCTTGAATGCTTTTGAGTTTATCTCTAGGTCTCAAAGCTTTAGCCTTGACAAGTTGTTTGAGAAGCCTACG GGTCATGTGAAGCGAGAAACCCGTTTTGCTTCCCATTGTCCTCCTAATGAAATCATCTCCAAAATTGAGGAAGCAGCGAAGCCTCTGGGGTTTAACGTTAACAAGCAAAACTACAAG ATGAAGTTGAAAGGTGACAAAAGTGGGAGAAAGGGCCAACTTTCAGTGGCCACCGAG GTGTTTGAGGTGGCTCCCTGCTTACATATGGTAGAGCTCCGGAAAACCGGGGGTGACACATTGGAGTTTCACAAG TTCTACAAACAATTTTCATCGGGATTGAAAGATGTGGTCTGGAAAGCTGAAGACATTGCTGAGGAGTAA